AGTATGTATCAACTACGTTTCCATGGAGGTGCTaaattatttataagaaaattataagaGGAGGGGTTGTAAGTTGACCTTTAGTTGGTAGGTACCTGTCTGAGAAACTTTGAAAAGTATCACAAGCGCCAACTTTCAACTAGTCTTAAAACTGATTAATTCTATGTACAGTCTACCATGGTATAGATAGTGCCAGGAGTGAAAACATCAGGCAGTATTGGGTCAGAAGATGGACATGGAGACTCTTTGCTGAGTGGTTTGATGTATATTCTGAAGTGTGTAATAGCAACCAAGGTAAAGTCCTCCTTCCAAAAATTTCTCATATCAGCAAGGCTTTTTCCACTGTTCTTTGCTACTGCTGTGTTGGatacaaaaaaatttaacaatatttatatgcagtaacttttaaagtttttaaactgaaaaaaataattgtcttttaaattatacCCAAATCAATTTAtcattgccttctttctttttctaaaagattgaaatcatggcAGGTCCAGAAACTGATGCCCAATTCCAGTTCACTGgtatcaaaaaatatttcaactcTTATACTCTCACAGGTAGAATGAATGTAAGTATTAATGATACCTTTAAACAGTTATATTTTAGAAGAACAGAGATGTGACAACTcatttactttttactttctatttcagtGTGTACTGGCCACATATGGGAGCATTGCTTTGCTGGTCTTATACTTCAAGTTAAGGTCTAAAAAAACTCCAGCGGTGAAAGCAACATAAACGGTAAGGAGTTGACCTTTAAAAGTTTATAACTTGGCCATTTTGATgttagggttttttccccctctataAAAGTAAATTGTTGTCACTGTGCAttacataaacaaaaataaagaggaaaatattgcCCATATCCCATTACCCTgacaatttttaacattttagctctttttttatgtattttatttggtTTCCATTGGCTGTGATTCATGTCCGTAATTTTGTTGTAACACAAGTCTGTCCTCTCTAATTTGAATGCAGGGGTGCTCATGGATACATGATTTACAGTGgaaatctattaaaattttttaatataaataaagttaCAGTGAAGACTTTTGAGCATGAAGTGCTTTCCCAAGGGGTTGTGGGGCATCCAGCTTTGTAAGGGGGTGTCTCTTTTGCCTCAGACTATTTTGAATATCCCTGATTTTTGTCAATATGATGAGTAAACATAATTTGTCTTTTAGATGAAGTtgtacattttttccattttttcttaacATTCTCGTCATGtgcttttctcatttaacaattggggcttttctttttgtgaagaCCTATTTCTCTTGTGTAAGCTCtttatgtaataatttttaaccttttaaatcAATTGCAAATATATCCGATTTTTCCCAGTTTGTTTGCtagtttcaaatttttatataagcatttctgtcttttctttaaatttccatAGGCTTCGTTTACTTATTTTGCCCCTCAACACCCATTTGCCCATGcttgagtgaataaatatttgttgtgttgGCAGATGATGTTCAGAAAACCCAAAACGAGATCTTTATCTGATATAGCTCTCCACAGACAGAAAGTTTTTCCTCTGCTCTGAAAGAGCTTTTGCAATCCCATAACCACTGACTTTAGTGGACTGCATGTCCCAGAATGCAGTGGTCCATGGCTTATTCCTGACAAACAGGTAGTATTTTGCACAATTTTCCATATTAGGTACCTTCTAATTTTGGGAGGGTGGTAGTAACCCCAttacaaaaatggagaaattgtCTCTCAAATATTAATTAACAGATGTTTTCTACTGTTTAAAATGTTGCTTTATCTACTAGACTTTTCCAATAGTATACATTTA
This is a stretch of genomic DNA from Equus caballus isolate H_3958 breed thoroughbred chromosome 1, TB-T2T, whole genome shotgun sequence. It encodes these proteins:
- the ATP5MK gene encoding ATP synthase membrane subunit K, mitochondrial, translated to MAGPETDAQFQFTGIKKYFNSYTLTGRMNCVLATYGSIALLVLYFKLRSKKTPAVKAT